A part of Larkinella insperata genomic DNA contains:
- a CDS encoding prephenate dehydrogenase — translation MTITIVGVGLLGGSFALAVREKYPKAKFVGVDASPVHGQLALAKGIVDEMKPLAEAVAVSTLVVLATPVNAILDLLPPVLDLLPEGATVTDLGSTKGLICQLADAHPKRAQFVAVHPMAGTENSGPGAAFRELLPGKNLIICDRAKSHYDSLKLVEALFSDIGMKLFYMNPQEHDLHLAYVSHLSHISSFALGLTVLEKEKDEQAIFDMASTGFSSTVRLAKSSPQMWAPIFDQNRTNVSQALGDYIEFLKQFKVLIDEQNLKDSSEFMARANQIRRVLEGIDRK, via the coding sequence ATGACCATTACGATTGTAGGAGTTGGGTTATTGGGCGGCTCGTTTGCCCTGGCAGTTCGGGAAAAATACCCGAAGGCCAAGTTTGTGGGGGTGGATGCTTCCCCCGTCCACGGGCAACTGGCCCTGGCCAAAGGCATCGTTGACGAGATGAAACCGCTGGCCGAAGCCGTGGCCGTCAGTACGCTGGTGGTGCTGGCGACGCCGGTTAACGCCATTCTGGACTTACTGCCGCCGGTGCTGGATCTCCTGCCGGAAGGCGCTACGGTTACGGATCTTGGCTCGACCAAAGGGCTGATTTGCCAATTGGCCGATGCGCATCCGAAACGGGCGCAGTTTGTGGCCGTTCACCCGATGGCGGGCACCGAAAATTCCGGTCCGGGGGCGGCTTTTCGGGAATTGCTGCCCGGTAAAAACCTCATCATCTGCGACCGCGCGAAAAGCCATTACGACAGCCTGAAGCTGGTGGAAGCGCTGTTTAGCGACATCGGCATGAAGCTGTTCTACATGAACCCGCAGGAACACGACCTGCACCTGGCCTACGTGTCGCACCTGAGCCACATCAGCTCGTTTGCGCTGGGGCTGACGGTCCTGGAGAAGGAGAAAGACGAACAGGCCATTTTCGACATGGCCAGCACGGGTTTTAGCTCGACGGTTCGGCTGGCGAAAAGCTCCCCGCAGATGTGGGCGCCGATTTTTGACCAGAACCGGACTAACGTTTCCCAGGCGCTGGGCGATTACATCGAGTTTCTGAAGCAGTTTAAAGTGCTGATCGACGAGCAGAACCTGAAGGATTCCTCGGAGTTTATGGCCCGCGCCAACCAGATTCGGCGGGTGCTGGAAGGAATCGACCGGAAATAA